The DNA window CCTTCTTGAGCCATTGTGTGAATTACATCATAGTTCGCATTACTTTTAGAAACATCTTTAAATGTTTTGTTGTAAGTTGCAGCTTCAGCTTCCATTGTGCCTCCTAAAACAGATGTAGATACAAAAGCAAATGCTGCTGCAGATAATAATATTTTTTTAAATTTCATGTCTAAAAACCCCTTTTTTATGTTTTATTTTGCTATGTTTATTGTAGCGATTGTATTATATTGGTACTTCCTTCATAATATATGATATTCACACAATCATTTTTAGATAATATTTCTATCTTATCCTTATTATTAAACAATTTATCAAAAGATATTATTGCAGGATCGTACCGTATAATATACATGGTTAACGATATCTTCTCTTTATATCTTATTATTCTTGTACTTCTATTTTTATTTCCAATAGATAGTCTCACAAATTCTTATTTATGAACAGGTTCGCATTCAAAGGCAATATAGCGATTCAAGAATTCTTCTTCTAACTTATTAAATGGGTTATAAGATTCAACATTTGCAGATGCTGTTTTATCTGAAAATATTCTAAACCCTTTTCTCGTTCTTTAGTTGAATCAAAGATATAAACCGCTAGCATCTTCCCATCCAGTTCATAATCAGAAGGTCTGACTCCATTAAGTTTCATTCCAAAAATGTTTTTATCTCTAACTTTACTTTCTTTAAGTGACAATCCCTGTTCCTCAAATGAAGATAGTACTTCTTCCAATGAAATTGCATTGGAATCTGTTGCTTGGCAAACAGTCAGCAAGAAAACCAATGATAGAAATATTAAAGCTACTTTATTCAATAAATCGCCCCCTTAAATTGATAAACGCAATAAAATGTTCAAATCAGTGCTTATTAATAACTTGCCTTCTTCAACTAACCTGCACCGTTAGTTTAAGTGTAACATTTCACAATGGATTTCTGAGATCTACTTGATGTTTTGGATAAAAAAATAGACCATCGAAAATGATGGTCTTGTTTAACTAAAGCACCCGTTAGCTTAAGTACATTAGTTCACAAAGTCTCTTTATAAGTAACAAGAAAAGGTGCCAACAAAGAACCAATTATAAAAATAAAAATAGCTGTGCCAAGTGTCACAAGACCATTGCTAAAAGGAGAAAGAAAATAACCGAAGGTGAGCATTGGAAGAATAGTTAATGAAACAAAAATTAACCTGCTTGGTGTTGTTATCTTATGTGTTGTATCGCATTCGTTACAATTAATAGGTTTATAATTTAGTCAGAACGATTCATAGATTTTACTCCAACTAAAATATGTATTGCATTTCTCGCATTTTTGCAAAGCTAATAACCTCCATTATAATTTCTGAATTTTCTAAGGCGTTGATTTATTATCCTGCCGCGTTAGTCCAATAAGAAAAAAGCTTTACCCCTTCTTGAAGTAAAGCACTCGTTAGTGGAAGAACGAAATTCATAATTTATTAATTCCTATATAGTTCAACTAATTGTTTACCATCAGTAGCACCTATGATTGTATTAAGTGGAATTAGATTGATTACAACGAATAGATACGATACAAAAATAAAACTATCCAAATAGTTTCGGAAAACTAGGAATTCATAACCAGTTAATAAGTGAAGTACTAATGAAGATAGAAAATTAAAGAGAACTCCACCTAAGTAAAAGAAGACTCTTTGGTTTTTACTTAATATCTCATGGTTTTCAGGGACAACTCTCCCACCAAAGAAATAGGCTTTCTTAATGAAAAAATTGTTTTTCCTCCAAAGTATATCGCCGTTGCCGATAGAAAACTCACTTACTTTTGCACCAAATATTTTCAAAAAAAATGCATGTCCAGATTCGTGAATTAGTGCAATAATAGGACAAATAAATAAAGTAATAATTACGAAGTTTATTAAAAAATCCATCTTTTCATCCCCTTTCTACTATCTACGGAAAAGCAAAAATAAGGTTTCAAATACTTCTGAATATTAAACGAAAAAGACTTGTAGTACAATAAAACTCCATTTTATACCGTTAAACCTACTAATTTCTTCAAGATTCCATGTACAAAGTCATTGAACTAAACTGCTCCGTTAGTTCAATTAGAAAAAAAGTTGCCTAAGCAACCCTCGATTTTCAGCTAAAGTAAGATGTAAGTTTAAGAAGAAAGCGTTTTTTACTTTATTTCATTACGGAATTTTAAGATGATTTGGATTGTAAGAATGATGCTAAATAATGTAATTAGTAGAAGTAAAATACGATCATCCTTATACAAATTACCATTACTAACACCCAACCAAAGCGTACAACTAAATGAGTTTAACCCGAATAGAACTCCCCAAATAACTTCCTTTATTATTTTATAGATTCTATTACCAGTTAAATACCTAATATAAAAGTAAATGATCAAACCTAATCCTAATACTATAAGCAATGACTTCACGAAGGATGAGGTTAAAGAAATCGGCTCCTCCCAGGGCAATCTATGTAGATTAAGTTAAAGAGATTGACCATATTGAATATAAAGACAAAGAGAAGAACACAAAAAAATAGAACCCATTCACCTACATAAATTAATGGATATATAACCTTTCTCAACCTTTTCACCTACCCATTTCTTGATGAAGTACCATTTGCTTTTACTATATTACTCATAAAATATTTATAGGTCCCAAATTAGAAAACAATAATCATCTAATCACTGTTCAACTAACCTGATGCGTTAGTTCAATAAGAAAAAAGGCTTTACTCCTTCTTGAAGTAAAGCACTCGTTAGTTGAAGAACTATCGGTACCCACCATTGGATTCTGGCAGTGATTTATATTCATCCTTGCTTTTAATTATATTAAAGACATAATTTCTCAACTCAATTAGTTGTTTTGTATCGTTCGTTGGTTCGCAGTATTCCCCTGAAATTAAATGTGTTAACGTTTCACCGTTGATAATAATTTCCCACCTATCTATTTCGTATGGTCTTCGAATACAAACCGTCCCTTTTACAGGTTCAGGTGTAAATTCCTTCGTTTCGACTATATTAATTTCTTGCATTTTCTCATAAATATCTTTCATTTCTTCTTCTGTTAAGATTAACTCTGTGGTTGCAGTACCATCTGCTATTAAATCCTTAGTCACCGTTTCTTCGAAAGTATTAATTTCATTCTTTTTTTGAACACCGAACTGAATAGAAAAATCAAAATCACTAGGCATATCTTTTGGCATATTTTGAGCAGTTGAGTTGGTTACATTTTTAGAAATCTCGTTGTCCAGTTCCTCCTCTTTATCACTTTGTTGACAGCCTAATAACCATATCGAAAGAAACATTAAAGACAAAATTAAGCTAAGTTTTTTCAATAGCACCACTCCTTTTATAATTAGACAGAATTTCGTAGTTTTTGATTCAATAAATCTTGTGGTAATTTGTTAAACTAACCTGCTGCGTTAGTTCAATAAGAAAAAGAGTTACCTCTGGCAACCCCATGATTTTTTACTAAAGCACCCGTTAGCCATCCATGATGCCCTGCTTCACCACAGAATATGCAAGAAAATTTCGTTCTTCCATGGTAGTTTAAGAGAAACCGACAGTTATCCAAAATAATTATGAAACCACCAAACAACAAGAAACATACCCCCTATTCCCCAAGCCGTGGCACTCACTATCCACCAAATTATGGATTTAGATTTTGTTGAACTTTCCTCGCCTTCCTTATTTGCTTTTATAAAAGCGAGCTTACTTTCCATACTTTTTTTCATAGAAACGAGAACAACAAATCCGATTAGCATGAAACCAGTAGTTATCCAGAGTAATATGTCCACCTTCTATACCCCCTTTTTTTATGAATTACTTTCCTTTCAAATCTTCTTTATTCAACTAACCTGCTGCGTTAGTTTAATAAGAATAAGAGTTACCTATGGCAACTCTATGATCTTTTACTAAAGCACACCGTTAGTGAAAAGCATTAAAAGTATTGATGAAAACAAAAAGGACAAAAGCAGATACAAGGAAGGATATTATTGCATTTGTCTTTCGTTTTTCTTTTAGTTCAGAAATTCCTGTAACCAATACCATTGCACCAAAAGAAAACAACATATAAGGTATTACCTGGTCTTTAACAGTTATGAATAAGTATACTGCTAAACTGAATGTAATCACCGCAAAAATAACCTTCATCACATTTAACAAATAATCCCGCTCCCCAATTTAAAAATCGATTCATATCCCGTTAATTGATTTTATAAAATCACCTTATTTAACTAAAGCACTCGTTAGCACAATAAGAAAAGCCTTCGAAATCACTAATTACTCTCTTTACTTTTCTTATAAAAGTTTGATACCACCCCTAATATAATTCCGATAACAATTAAGGGTATAGAAAATGTTGCATATGGTTCAGGAGTATCCGCAATTCCAAATGGATTAAAAGCAAATCCAGCTGCCATTATCCATACTCCTAAATAAAATAAGATTTTTCCAGTCTTGGTATGCCTTTTCAATAAAAAACACCCCCCTTACTTTTCTCATTCCTATATAACCATCTTCAACTAACCTGCCCCGTTAGCTTAATAAGGAAAAAGTCTTTACTCCCTTCTTGAAGTAAAGCACCACGTTAGTTTAAGTGCATTTTTTCACAATTTTGTACGCTCTAATTTCCAGTAAACCAAATCTAAAAATCATCAATAAATGCATTCAGTATAAGAAGTAAAATCCCTAAAACAACACAAATATTTACAATGACAACACCTATTTTGTTATCATTTTTATCGTCTTTATCTCCTCTACTCTGTTGTTTTATCTTTCTATATACACCTTGAACTTTTTTTGCTTTTGGATTTTATCTTGTTTGTTTTGGCTCATTCCTTTCTCCTCCTAAACTATAACGATGCTAATATCATCTGTTTAATAACTACTTCTACGTTCTTACTAAAGAAACCTCTTGTTCAACTAAACTGCTGCTTTAGTTCAATAAGAAAAAAGGCTTCACTCCTTCTTGAAGTAAAGCACCCGTTAGCCATCCATGAAGCGCAAAATCAGCGCTTCACCACAGAGAATGAAAATGGTGAAAAACCGTCCATACTGATTCTACGGCTGGGAGAGGAAGGTCGATGAACTATGGTGCCTTAGAGCCCATCCGTTAGTCTGACTCCAACGACCACGGTGCACCACTGACTGTCGCTCCCTTACAGGAAGCACACATGGTAGATTAATCCTATTCTGATTGTTGCACCAGCCTCCAATAATATTAAGAGCCGTAGAAAGGATGTTTTCAATGGATATAGTCATTGAAAGAGCATGTGGTATGGATGTTCATAAGGACAATATAACTGCATGTATTATCACACCAGAAGGAAAGGAGATTCAAACGTTTTCAACTAAAACTGTATTTTTAATACAGTTGGTGGACTGGATTAAACAGCTGAATTGTACGCATGTCGCCATGGAGAGCACGAGTGTTTACTGGAAACCTATTGTGAATTTATTAGAAGCTGAAGATATTGAGTTTCTAGTTGTGAATGCCCAGCATATGAAGGCAGTGCCTGGACGTAAAACAGATGTGAAGGATGCAGAATGGATTGCCAAACTACTCCGCCATGGTCTTCTCAAAGCTAGTTATATTCCTGACCGTGATCAACGGGAACTACGTGAACTTGTTCGCTATCGTCGGAGTATTATTGAAGAACGTGCCAGACAGCATAATCGGATTCAAAAGGTATTGGAAGGTGCGAACATTAAGTTAGGTTCTGTTGTTTCAGATGTGTTGGGCGTTTCAGCAAGGGATATGCTTCATGCGATCGCCGAAGGCGAAGATGATCCTGAAAAACTTGCAAATTTTGCTCGACGAACAATGAAAAAGAAGAAAGATGAACTGGAACTCGCCCTTAAAGGTTATATCAATTCACATCAACGTCTTATGTTGAAAACCATTTTAAAGCATATTGATTTTTTGACGGAGCAAATCGAGATGCTCGATCAAGAAGTGGCGGAAAGAGTAAGCGCCAATAAAGAAGATGTTGAACGACTAGATTCTATTCCTGGCATTGCTACAAGAATGGCGGAGCAAATTTTATCTGAAATCGGAACGGATATTAAGAATCAGTTTCCAAGTGCAGCTCATATGTGCTCTTGGGCAGGATTAGTTCCTGGACATAATGAAAGTGCGGGAAAAAGGAAATCAACTAAAACCAAAAAAGGAAACAAATATTTGAGATCAGCATTAACAGAAGCAGCTCATTCTGTAAGAGGTTCCAAAAACTATCTCGGTGCTTTGTATCGTCGTACAGCAGCAAGAAAAGGTAAGAAACGAGCAGGAATTGTCGTCGCTCATGCCATGTTACGCATCTCCTATTATCTCTTAACTCGAAAAGAAATGTACGTAGACTTAGGCGAAGACTACTTTGATAAAAAGAGACAACAGTCAATTGTTCGACATTCCTTACGAAGACTTGAGAGTTTAGGATACACAGTTACGTTACAAGAACCTGAAGCGTCTTAATCCAGTCCACCTACCTACAATAGTTCAATGAATTACGCGCTCTCCTTTTTTTTTAACGAATGAGCTGCGTCTTATTAAGTATTGCCTTTTTCCCTAAATTACAGAAGTTTATTTTCATGGTAGTTGAATAAGCACCTTCTCTTTTATTACACATTATGGTCGTACTGTATCTTCTAACTAAAATCTCAATCTTCCCTCCTGCATGATATAATTTTATAGGTCCCATACATATAGAAAGGAAGATTAGATGTCCAAAATATCAAATGTATATATACGATCGCTTATCCTCTCAGATGCTGTCGAATTACTAAATTTAGAAAAGAGAAATCGAGCTTTTTTTGAAAACTATTCCATTACTCATCCAGAAAATTACTGGATTTTAGAAACTCAAAAAGAGTTAATCGAAAAGTGGGAACAAAATACAAAAAAAGATATAGAATATCGATTCGGAATTTTTAAAACAGATGGTGATATTCTTATAGGTACCATCGGCTTATTTCAAGTATTCCGTGGACCTCGTGAAAGTGCGCTTTTGGGCTATTCCTTAGACCAAGAACATAATGGCAAAGGTTATACTACCGAAGCCACCAATTTAATTGTTAATTATGCTTTCGAAATTCTAAACTTACATCGAATTGAAGCTGGAGTAATGCCAGATAACATAGGTTCCGTTCGAGTATTAGAAAAAGCTGGTTTCCATAAAGAAGGAATAGCTAAGAAAAACGTTAAAATCAATGGGTCTTGGGAAGATCACCAGATGTTAGCTATAATAAATCCGAATGACTAATCTTGTAATTCATACTAATTATTAGACAATCTCTATCTCCACTCATTTAAATTATGAGTGGATTTCTTATTATTATGACGTATTTTGTGTCAAATGCGACATAAAAACTCCCATTCATCTTCAACTAACCTGCTTCGTTAGTTTAATAAGAAAAAAGGCTTTACTCCTTCTTGAAGTAAAGCACCCGTTAGTTGAACAAATATACTTATTTATTTCTTATCCAAAATATATATCGATTTGTGATTTTTTTATTGTTATTTAAAACTAATATTATTGGAATCAGACCAATAGAAAGAAATATTGTAAAAAAAAGTAATGTTGGTATATTTAATGCGTTTTCGATTATTCCCATACAAATCATTATCGTCCCTAATAATAAATATGGAAAAACCAAACCTCTTTGAAAGGATTGGAATTTTTCTTCACCTAAAAAAGTCCTTATATTCCCCGCTATGAAATAGTCACTTTTCTTAAGATGACTTATCCCTTGAACTATCATAAAAATCCCCAAAGCTATACTACCGAACGACAATTTAAAGCCCCCCCTTATTGGCAATATATAACAATCCTCTGTTTTCTTCAACTAAACTGCCCCGTTAGTTTAAGTGTAACATTTCACAATGGATTTCTGAGGTCCACTAGATGTTTTAGATAAAAAATAGACCATCGTAAAATGATGGTCTTGTTTAACTAAGCACCCGTTAGTTGAAGAAGCCTTATTTTCCAAACCTCACTAACGTTTTTCTGGTATTTCAATCTGGTTAATATCAAAGTTATTGATTTGGAGAGTTATCTCACCCTCTCGATTATTAGTTTCTTCTCCGATCCAACAGGTCATCGTGACCGTTCCGCTAGGAGCCTACCTCCCCCCTTTAGGTGTTATGATAAATACTATTATTGTTATTAATCAAACAGTTTTAATAGATATAAATGCCGTTACTTTAAGGTTGACAAACTCATAATATAATATAAAGAAAGGAGTTGAGAATTATGCCAGATAATAGTGCAAATGTAATACACGTTAACGAAACTAATCCTATTGCAGATACTACAGTAAATCCATGTAATGGTGAAGTTATTAACTTCACCGGTTCCGTTCATGTTCAGGGAACTGGCGTATTTGCACCTAGTGGAAGGTTTAATGGTAACATTCATAATAATATATCTATTACAGGTAAAGGTGATATGGGTAATATATATAGGGGTAGTGAAACTTATAACAATTTCCTTAATCTAGTCCCAGGAGCCATAACAAATGAAACTCATACAGTCAGAATGATTTCCAAAGGTAGTGCTCCAAATTTTACTATGACTCAGATTTTTCATATCACTATTAATCCAGATGGAACCGTTACGGTCGTTGTACAACAAGGTCAATCGAAGTGCGTTGGTTAATAGTTCAATTGAAACAAAGCATTCATCCTATTGGAATGAATGCTTTGTTCTTACATAAGTAGAAGGACGAATAACAAAAACTTATCTTTCTTTATGCTTTCTTGAGCCTTACATTCTAATTAGTAAAAATAAGAAAACTATTTGTTGTTTGATGAAATAATTTACGTTCTATTTAATGTAATTTACACTATTGTTCTTCAAACTAACCTGCCTCTTTAGTTCAATAAAAGGCTTTACTCCTTCTTGAAGTAAAGCACCCGTTTTATAAAATCAGACTTATTTAACGTATTCGAACTCGGTTTACCTAGGTTCTATTAGCAAGATAATTTTTTACAGTTAGGAGGTCCTGGTTCGAACCCCGTCGGCATCATTGGGTACCGAACCCACGAGACCCTTAAGGAACGAGGGGTTCTTTTTTTGTTTTTTGTAGATGACTAAACCCCTTCTTCGTATTTAACAAACTCAACTTTCTTTTCACTCAAGTTTGGTTTTGCTTGGAATCCTGCTTTTGTCCAAGAATAAGCCTGTGTGTGTTGTGACGCACTATCCCACCATGCCATATATTTAGATGCTGATACTGGAAGATTAAACCCAAGTACTTCTTCTACTTCTAAAAAAGTCATAACAAAACGTCTTGAATCCTTTGATTTTAAATATTTATGTAGTGGTTCGTATTTACTACCTCTTGTACTCATCTTTTTCATCCTCTTAATTTTCTATTTCTTTGTTATTAATATCATATTTTTTACACAATTACCTTAATAATAGTAAGTAAGTATTTACCTACAGAATTAAATCTGCCGCCTTAACTGCTTAAATAAATTAGGTAGTATGTTCCTTCTACTGATTATTGAAGAAGACGTATTTTATTTATTATTCTATTCCTAATAATTGTTTTGATTGCTGGACTGCAAGATTTTTCACTACGTCAAATGAAATTTTAGCAATCTCTAACCCTCTTGCTTTTGCAACGTCCTTTGTTTTATTCCAAATAGTATCATCTTCTACTGTGCTTAAATAATCTTGACCATCCCAGGACAACTCAACTTTATAGATTCGGCAATCTCCATCTAAATCTTCTAAGTGCTTAAAGTTAATCAATTTCTTTTGAGACATAATATTAATATGATAAATCAACATTTCATCTTTTCTTACTTTTTCAACATCTGCATCTGCAAATCGTCCAAGCTGTAGATTATAACTATCTACCCCATCAGCAGTATCGATTAGTATTTTTCGTACAAGTTCCATATCTCTACGCATTTATCTTCGTCCTTTCTTTTAATGCATTAATAACTTCAATAAAAAAAGGAGAAAACCCTTTAATAAATTTTTGATAGAAAAAATAACGCTAGCTTATGCCGCGTTTAATGTTCCTCTACTTGAGTACCTAAAAAATAAAACAAAGAGGTATATAACATGTATAAGTATAGGATTTTATTGAAATTCGCTACACCATCTCCTAAAGCCCATGAAGATCTAGATGCTAAGAAAACAGAAATCACAAATGCAGTCGAATATTTCAATAATAAGTTTATAGGTAACAAAGCTATTACTAATGTAGAGCCATCTGAATTTATCACTTTAACCCTTGAATCAAATGATCTTAAAAAAATCCGAGTCGGAAACTGAATGTATTCTCACAGAGATTGATTAATGATTACAACTGGCGTGAATATTCTCAAACCTTTATTGCCTTTAAAATCTTTATACACACACTTGCTCCCTCCTTCTTAATAACAATTCGAACATTCGTTTGATTTTACAACTTGAAATTTAGGGAAATAAAAAAGCATCTCGTTTGAGATGCTTAAATAGAATTTTTTTTCAATGTTTTTTTCAATATGTCAGAGAAACCCATAAACAAAACAACTAGTGAAATTGCAATTTGTTGTTCTAAATCTAAATCGTTTAAATAAAAATAAAAGATAATGCATGAAACTAATAGTATAGCTAACATTTTAAATCTTTTATTCTTATTATCTTCATCTAACATAAATAATAATATTGGAAAAATAAATAAATAAGGAATAGTTGGATACCAAATAAAAACCAAATAAGATAGTAATTGTACCATACGAAAAAGTAAGTTTGATTTAGAATCCAACTTCATAGCATATTGCTCCTTACATTCTTATGTCTACTCTAAATGCAGTATCTTTAGCATAATGAGTGTCGTTTGTTTTATAGCTGTTATTAAGAATATTATAAGTAACTTTTTTTGAATTAAGCATTTCCTTTTTATAGATTATCTCAAAAGTCCATTCACCACGTATAAGTTTTGAACTTGTTTTTAATACAGCGTAGTAGTTTCTAATACCGTTCTGATTATTTTCATGTAATAATTCATGATCCATAAAATAAAGATTTCCTTTTGGATCGATAATTTGAAAAATAATAAGAGCGTCATTTGTTACACCGCTTATTTCTGACCAAAAGCAAATTACATCATCTAAATTATTAAAAACTGATTTAGGATTAATTGGTTCAAGTGAATCTTGTTTAAAGTCACTACAAAACAAACTATTCACTTTTGATAGTTTGGCTTGTGAATTAGAAATTAATGAAGAGTATATAGAAAAAAATCCATTATTTTTTTTTACCACTTCACTGTTGTTTGTATCACATACCCAAAATTGTTCATTTACAATAAAAGCATAGCAACTAATATCAAATTTCTCTTCATCTTTTATTTCCCAGTGAATACTATCTTCACTTATTAAATCTATTGTATTTTTGTCTCCTGAATTATCTATATACGCTAACTTTACAGAAGCCAATTTTATAAAACAATTAAAAAATATACTCATATTTATATTATATAACAGAGAGATAGAATAATATTTCTCATTCTTGAATATTTACTTTCCAAATCCAAAAACATCCGTTCCTATATTATACACTGATCTAACAGCAAATTCTCCTATTAAACCAATTGCTCCTCCTCTTGCTGCACTGGATAAACTCTTTGTCATAGCAGCAGAAGCAAGTGCACCACCTCCGGCAGCTTGAGGACTTTTTATATTTCCATACACTGTTTGTTGAGCTGCTTTATTAATAGCTTTACCATAATCGACAAAAACTTTTCCAACTACCTCAGCGGATTTATTGACAGCTTGTCCCACCTTTGAATTGTTCAAAGATTTTCCGAGATCTTTACCAGCATTACTTGCATTACTTCTTGCACTTTGAGCACCAGTAGCTTTAGTAGCGATATATAATTTACCCATCCCATTTTCCCACTATAAAAGTAATTTAATACAAATTTAGATTACCATTTTATAGAAATAATGTAAATAACTCTTAATAAATATTTTAATATTGTATTTGTATTGGTGATAGGAGCTTAATTAGAGACTTAATTCTATATATCTTAAAAATATACTAGTAAATTCAAAATAACATCATATTTCGTTCGACAAAAACGGACAAAAGATTTGGCATTTTAAAAAAAGCAAAAAAAGACCAGCTCAATGAGAGCTGGTCTCTATTTAAATTTATATAAAGAATAAAAAAAGCCTTATCCACAATATAGTGAACAAGGCTTTATATTATTGATTATTTAATTTTTCAAGCATCGCTTTGGAAGGTGTTTCGTACTTAATGTATCCATCCACCTTTGTACCCAGTTACCACCACCTACATTATATTGACCTCCGTGTTCATCACGAAAACCATATACTCTGTACTCTTCTTCTGGATTTAAAACTCTTATCCATGTTCAATTCTTTCGTCTAATCGTTCGACTTTCCTTTGAAGATTTTCTTTTTGTTCATTCAACATTTCGATTGCTTTTTTCATCCCTCCACAATCATATTTACTATTTATCGATGCTCGAAGATGTGTAGATCACCTAACCTTTCTCGAATTTGACTTAGAGTATTGCAAGAATGACCACCAACTTTTATGTATAATAAAAAGCCACACTCGAATGAAAGTGACTTGGATAACAATTTTTATATATTTATCTGTTTTGCAAGATTTTCTAAAGCGTCTCTTACATCTTCAATCGAATCAATTCGATAATCTGGCACTCGGTATTCAGACATAATATATCCGATTCATCATGTGGATTCAATAAGATACCGGACAATTGTTATTAGTAAATGGATCTGCTTGTGGTTGTTGATATTCCGAACTTCTTCTCTGATGCTCTTGAGGTTGCCCTTTAGGAGCATTGTTTTGTGATACCTGTCCATTTTTCTGTTCAATGAATTGCATGCTCTCTACATCAACGTCTGTAGTATGATCACGCTTTCCATCTTGTCCCTGGTAACTACCTGTTTGAATTCTACCTTCACCTCCTGCTAAAGTGAATCTCGCCATCGTTACACCACTTGGAGTGTATCGAAGTTCAGGATCCTTTGTTAATCTCCCAACTAGAACAATTCTATTAATTATGTAATCACCTTTAATTTCTTTCTAGCTTAATGGGCCGCTTGTCTTAAATTCACCTAAATTTTCGGAATATGATATAAGACAACCCTAG is part of the Psychrobacillus sp. FSL H8-0483 genome and encodes:
- a CDS encoding site-2 protease family protein, producing the protein MDFLINFVIITLFICPIIALIHESGHAFFLKIFGAKVSEFSIGNGDILWRKNNFFIKKAYFFGGRVVPENHEILSKNQRVFFYLGGVLFNFLSSLVLHLLTGYEFLVFRNYLDSFIFVSYLFVVINLIPLNTIIGATDGKQLVELYRN
- a CDS encoding YczI family protein, whose product is MMKVIFAVITFSLAVYLFITVKDQVIPYMLFSFGAMVLVTGISELKEKRKTNAIISFLVSAFVLFVFINTFNAFH
- a CDS encoding IS110 family transposase, with product MDIVIERACGMDVHKDNITACIITPEGKEIQTFSTKTVFLIQLVDWIKQLNCTHVAMESTSVYWKPIVNLLEAEDIEFLVVNAQHMKAVPGRKTDVKDAEWIAKLLRHGLLKASYIPDRDQRELRELVRYRRSIIEERARQHNRIQKVLEGANIKLGSVVSDVLGVSARDMLHAIAEGEDDPEKLANFARRTMKKKKDELELALKGYINSHQRLMLKTILKHIDFLTEQIEMLDQEVAERVSANKEDVERLDSIPGIATRMAEQILSEIGTDIKNQFPSAAHMCSWAGLVPGHNESAGKRKSTKTKKGNKYLRSALTEAAHSVRGSKNYLGALYRRTAARKGKKRAGIVVAHAMLRISYYLLTRKEMYVDLGEDYFDKKRQQSIVRHSLRRLESLGYTVTLQEPEAS
- a CDS encoding GNAT family protein, whose amino-acid sequence is MSKISNVYIRSLILSDAVELLNLEKRNRAFFENYSITHPENYWILETQKELIEKWEQNTKKDIEYRFGIFKTDGDILIGTIGLFQVFRGPRESALLGYSLDQEHNGKGYTTEATNLIVNYAFEILNLHRIEAGVMPDNIGSVRVLEKAGFHKEGIAKKNVKINGSWEDHQMLAIINPND
- a CDS encoding DUF2513 domain-containing protein, which gives rise to MRRDMELVRKILIDTADGVDSYNLQLGRFADADVEKVRKDEMLIYHINIMSQKKLINFKHLEDLDGDCRIYKVELSWDGQDYLSTVEDDTIWNKTKDVAKARGLEIAKISFDVVKNLAVQQSKQLLGIE
- a CDS encoding single-stranded DNA-binding protein; protein product: MINRIVLVGRLTKDPELRYTPSGVTMARFTLAGGEGRIQTGSYQGQDGKRDHTTDVDVESMQFIEQKNGQVSQNNAPKGQPQEHQRRSSEYQQPQADPFTNNNCPVSY